CGAAATCATGACCCTATTGAAGCAGGTAGCCCTTGAAAACGGTGCGGCAGTAGTAATGGCAACCCATGATTATCATATGATTCAAAACTTCCCGGGAGAAGCTATCAGATGTGAAGACGGAAAAGTTTCTGTACTAGATACTGCAGAATTATTTGAATAAGAATTAAAAGATCTAGAAACTTCTAATTTTTATCTTTAAAAATATGAAACTCACTGGTGAGTTCAAGATATTGGTCCGAGTACATTCTCGGACTTTTTTCTATAATAAATTCAGATTCGGTCATTTCTTTTTTCTCTAAAGAAAACTCAAGAATCAGTCTTTTTGTTTTTGAATTCTCAATACCTTTAATATTCAGTCTATTGCTCAGAAACAAGTTATTTTCTTCTGCAATTGAAATGAAAACATCTCCAGCTTCAACTGGAATAATAACAGACAGAAGTCCGTTTTCAGATAGAATATGAGCAGCATTGGTGATCAGCTGCCTGAAATTTAATTCAACTGTTTGACGGGCAATTTTATCTTTCTCAGATCCGGATTCTTCAAAATAAGGAGGGTTTGAAACAATAAGATCAAATTTCTCCTGGGTTTCAAAAGTTTTAAAATCCTGATGTTTATTTTTCAATCTTGACCGAAAAGGAGAATTTTCGAAATTGAGCGTTGTAAGTGCGGCAGCCTCTTCATTAATATCTAATCCTAAAAAAGAAGCCTGATTATTTCTTTGAGCCAGCATTAATGAAATAAGGCCGGTTCCTGTTCCTATTTCCAAAACACAAAACCTGGTCTCAACCTTTGCCAAAGCTCCAAGAAGAACCCCGTCTGTTCCCACACGGAAGACGTCTTTAGATTGCTGAATTTCAAATTGTTTAAACTTAAAAGGCTTCACTATAAATTGGTAGGCAGTGTAATAATGAAAGTCGACCCCTTTCCTACTTCTGATTTCACAGAGATCTCCCCTTTATAATCCTCAATCATTTTTCTTACCATGGATAATCCAAGCCCCATTCCACTACTTTTGGAGGTAAAATTAGGTTCAAAAATCCTTTCGTACATATTTTCAGGAATTCCGATTCCATTATCCTGAACGGACACGATCACTCTCCTTTGATGCTGCTCTACATCTACATTGATGATAAGTTTCCTTTCATCACTTTCGGCCTGTTTAGCATTAGTGACAAGGTTTGTTATAATCCTGGATAAATAAATTCTATCCATATTGATCATAATATTACTTTTGTTGGCATGCATAAAGATGCTGTCATCATTGAATACACGAAGAATATCTTCCACTTCTGTATTCAGATTGATAACTTCATTATTTTTTTCAGGGAGTTTTGCAAATTCTGAAAAAGCCGATGCTACAGTGGCAATCAGGTCTATCTGATCTACCATCGTCTTGCTCATCTGCTTTACTCTTTCTTTGATATTGGGATCTGCCGGATCAAATTTTCTTTCGAAATTCTGAATAGTAAGCTTCATGGGAGTCAAAGGATTTTTAACCTCATGAGCAACCTGCTTTGCCATTTCCCTCCAAGCTTCTTCAGAAGCTTTAAAACGCAATCTCTCTTTTTGATCCTGAATTTGCAGAATCATTCTGTTATACGCTCTAGCCAAAGCATTAAGCTCATCGTTCTTATAGTACCTGATAGGACGCATTTCATTTTCAAACAATGTAATACGTGTAATCATATCAGAGAATTTTGTAATGGTTTTCGCAAGACTGTTAGACGTTACCCAGCTGATCCATATACTGAATAGAATAAGGAATATATCAACTAAAAGAATATATTTAACATACTGATGAAGGACATCAAGATATGCAGATTCGTTATGATATAAAGGAATATAAACAACACCTATCGGCTCCAGCTCATTATTTTTCAAAAGAAGATAGGAAGAAGTAAGCTTGGCATCTTTGGCGGCATCATATCTTGTCAGATCCACTCTTGCATCTGTGGATAAAATCTTGTTAATAATATCTATGGGAAGGGTTTTCTGCTCTATCAGACTTTCATCTTTATTTGAAAGCAAATAATTTCCTTTGAGATCATAAATAACAATATCGTGCTGGTTGATATCTGCTATTTCAAAGATCTTATTCCCCAGAACCTTCGGAAGGTCTTTTGTTTCTACCAATGTACGGCTTACTGCATAATCCAGATACCTCATTACAGCATTGGTTTTCTCCTGCATATCAATATTACTCTGCTGCAGGGAATTGTTCCTTAGAACAAAATAAGGAACCAGTGAAGTTGCCACAACGCTTAAAAAACATACCAGTAAGAAACCGAAAAAAACACGGTTTCTTAAGCTATATCCTTTATATTTATTAATCGACATCTTACCTTTTAATTAACCTAGCAATATACTTACCAATGATGTCAAATTCCAGATTTACTTTATCACCAATTTTCAGATGCTGCATATTTGTAAATTCCCATGTGTAAGGAATAATAGCTACAGAGAACTGTGCGTCTTCACTTTTTGCAACGGTAAGACTGATTCCGTTAACAGTAATTGAGCCCTGAGGAACCGTCACAAAGTTTCCGTCTTCTTCATATTTCATGGTAATAAAGTAGCTTCCGTCTTTATTTTCAATCCCTACAACCTCACCGGTTTTGTCAACGTGCCCCTGAACGATATGGCCGTCTAATCTTCCGTCCATCTTCATGCATCGCTCCAGATTCACAACAGTTCCTAATTCCCATTTTCCAAGATTCGTCTTTTCTAATGTTTCATTGATGGCTGTTACTACATATTGGCTATCTTTAATCTCAACCACAGTAAGGCAGCAACCGTTGTGTGCCAGACTTTGATCAATTTTAAGCTCGCTTGTAAAAGGGCATGTCAGGGTGAAATCTATGTTACTTCCTTTTTCTTCAATCTTTTCAATAACACCAACTGCTTCAATAATTCCTGTGAACATATTATTTTTTGCTAAATTTGTAAATTATAATCTTCAAAGATAATCAAAATGAGCCCAAAAAACCATAAAGTACGAGTAGGAATTTCAATCGGTGATTTCAATGGCATCGGTCCGGAGATCATTATGAAGTCGCTGAAAGACAAAACCATTACAGATTTTTTCACTCCTGTAATTTTTGGGTCGGGAAAATTATTCACTTATCAGAAAAATATTTTTAAGCTGAATCTTAATTTCAACTACGTTAATGAAGCTTCACAGGCCCAGGCAGGAAAACTTAATATGGTAAACCTTACCAAAGAAAATGTGAATGTAGAATTGGGAGTTCCCACTGAAGAATCTACCAGAATGGCTATTGATTCTTTGGAAGCAGCAACTGAAGCTTTAATAAAAGGTGACATTGATGTTCTGGTAACAGCTCCTATCAATAAGGATGAAATGGTAAAAATGGGCTTTAAACATGCCGGGCACACCGGCTATTTTGAAGAGAAATTCAATAAAAAAGGATTAATGTTCCTGGTTACTGAAGATCTTAAAGTAGCTGTATCTACTCACCATATTCCTATTGCGCAGATTGCAGAGAATATTTCTAAAGAAAAAATAAAGAAACAGATCAGAGTATTAAACCAGACCCTGATTGAGGATTTCTGTATCCAGAAGCCTAAAATTGCCGTATTAGGATTAAATCCTCATGCCGGAGATGGCGGCGTGATTGGCACAGAAGAAATTGAAATCATTGCTCCAGCTATTAAAGAACTTTCTGATAATGGAATACTGACATTCGGGCCTTTCCCGGCAGACAGCTTCTTCCAACCCAATAAATATAAAAATTTTGATGCGGTTTTAGCCATGTATCATGATCAGGGGCTTGCTCCCTTTAAGACACTAGCTTATGAAGAAGGAGTGAATTATACAGCAGGGCTTCCTTTTATCAGGACTTCTCCGGACCATGGAGTGGCCTATGATATTGCAGGAAAGAACGTTGCCGATGAGCAGAGTTTTACAGAAGCTATTTTTACTGCGATTAAAATTTTCAAGAACAGATGTGAATACGGTGAACTGATGGAAAATCGTCTACAGCCTAGAAAAATGGTTGTTGACAATGGAATAGACGAGGATCTTCCTGAGGAAACTGAAGGATAAATCATTAAAACAAATTTTAAATTAATTTGTTTTGAATTTTATTTGTTATTATAAAAAAAATGCATATTTTTGCACACTCATTTTATGGACAAGTTAAGAAACTATGACGTAAGCTTTTCCGGACTTAAAAACGGAAGCCACGAGTTCAAGTTTGAGATCGATAAAACGTTCTTTCAATTATTTGACACTGAACAGGAATTTACAACTCCTAGAATAGAAGTAATTGCTTTATTAGATAAGCACACTACTTTTTTAGAGTTTGTGATTAAGATAAAAGGTTTAGTAGAGTTGGTTTGTGATATCACAAATGAAGATTTCGACTATCCTATCGAGAATGAAATCAAAATTCTGGTGAATTTCGGAGAAGAATATGATGACAGCAATGAAGATGTCATTACCATTCCTACCGGCGAGCATGCTTTCAATGTAGCACATTTGATTTATGAAAATGTAATGCTTTCCATCCCCATGAAAAAGATTTCACCGAATATAAATGATGAAGATCTGGAGATTCTTGATCAGTTCGGTCCGAAAGACGTTGAAGAAGCTGAAGAGGAGGAACATGAAAATGATCCGAGATGGGACGCTTTAAGAAAATTAAGAGACAATAATTAAATAGAATAATTTAAATATGATGAGATGATGAATCTCATCGCTCATCAATTAAAAAAGTTATTAGAAAATGGCACATCCAAAGAGAAGACAGTCGTCTACAAGAAGAGATAAGAGAAGAACTCACTACAAAGCTGTAGTTCCTCAATTAGCTAAAGATGCAACAACAGGAGAGCTTCACCTATACCACAGAGCTCACTGGCATGAAGGAAAACTTTACTACAGAGGTAAAGTAGTATTGGAAAAAGAAGTAGCTACTACTGAAGAAAACTAAGAGTCGCTTTTCACTGAAAAAGCCTCATTTTAATACAAAAACCGCCCAATTTTGATAAAATTTGGCGGTTTTTTGTTGTTTTTTACGTTTTTTTGGTATCTTTGACCCAAAATCAAATATCAAATTTATGGACATTAAAGACATACAAAATCTTATTAAGTTTGTATCTAAAGCTGAAGTTTCTGAAGTAAAGTACAAGACTAAAGATTTCGAAATCACTATTAAAACTCCATTAGCTGGAAGCGATGCTGTATATGCACAACCTGCAGTATACCATACAGCTCCTCAAGCGGTAGCTGCTCCTGCACCTGCTGCAGCTCCAGTTGCTCCTGCTGCTGAGAAAGCTGAAGCCGCTTCTGATGACAGCAAATATGTAACTATCAAATCTCCAATGATCGGAACATTCTATAGAAAACCATCTCCGGACAAAGATGTATTTGCAAATGTAGGTGATGATGTTTCTGTAGGTAAAGTTGTTTGTGTAATTGAAGCAATGAAATTATTCAACCAGATTGAATCTGAGATCAGCGGAAAAATCGTTAAGATCCTAGTGGATGATGCTACTCCTGTAGAATACGACCAACCATTATTCTTAGTAGATCCATCTTAATTTAGATGTTAGATGTTAGACGTTAGGTGTTAGATTAAATTCTACATTGAAATAACATTATCTGATTTTCAAATTATCTAATTTTCAAATTGAAGAAGATGTTCAAAAAAATATTAATAGCCAATCGTGGCGAAATTGCAATGCGTATTTTACGTACTTGTAAAGAAATGGGGATCAAAACCGTTGCAGTATACTCTACTGCTGATAAAGACAGTCTTCACGTAAGATTTGCGGATGAAGCAGTTTGTATTGGCCCTGCTATGAGCAAAGACTCATACCTTAAAATACCTAACATTATTGCCGCTGCAGAAATTACCAATGCTGATGCAATTCACCCAGGTTATGGATTCTTATCTGAAAATGCTAACTTCTCAAGAATCTGCCAGAAGAACGGTATCAAATTTATTGGTGCTTCTCCTGAACAGATTGAGAAAATGGGAGACAAAGCGAACGCTAAGGCTACCATGAAAGCAGCAGGTGTACCTTGTGTACCAGGTTCTGACGGTTTGATTGAATCTTACGAGCATGCTGTAAAGGTTGCTGAAGAAACAGGATACCCGGTAATGATCAAAGCGACTGCAGGTGGTGGAGGTAAAGGGATGAGAGCTGTTTGGAAAGCGGAAGACCTTAAAGAGCACTGGGAATCTGCAATTCAGGAAGCGGTAGCTGCCTTCGGAAACGGAGGTATGTATATGGAAAAACTGATTGAAGAGCCTAGACACATCGAAATTCAGGTTGCCGGAGACCAATATGGTAAAGCTTGCCACCTTTCTGAAAGAGACTGTTCTGTACAGAGAAGAAATCAGAAATTAACTGAAGAAACTCCTTCTCCTTTCATGACAGATGAACTTCGTGAAAAAATGGGTGATGCTGCTGTAAAAGCTGCTGAATTCATTGGATATGAAGGTGTGGGAACTATCGAATTCCTTGTAGACAAACACAGAAATTTCTATTTCATGGAAATGAATACAAGAATCCAGGTAGAACACCCTATCACTGAACAGGTAATTGATTATGACCTGATCAGAGAACAAATTCTTCTTGCTGCGGGAACTCCTATTTCAGGAATCAACTATTACCCGAAACTGCACTCTATTGAATGTAGAATCAATGCGGAAGATCCTTATGCAGACTTCAGACCGTCTCCAGGGAAAATCACAGGATTAAATATCCCGGGCGGACACGGAATAAGAGTAGATACTCACGTGTATTCAGGATATACAATCCCTTCCAACTATGACTCTATGATTGCTAAGATCATCACTACGGCACAAACCCGTGAGGAAGCTATTGCAAAAATGAGACGTGCCCTTGAGGAATTCTATATTGAAGGAGTAAAAACTACTATTCCTTTCCACAGACAGCTGATGGATAATGAAGATTATCTTGCAGGAAACTATACTACAAAATTCATGGAAGATTTTGTAATGGATAAAAAATATGATAATCATTAAGATTACATCATCCAGATAACAACAGGCGGTTCATTGAACCGCCTGTTTGCTTTATAAATCATAAAATTATTCATTATCTTCACTTAGACAGCCCATTTTCATCTTCAAAATGAAGAAAACACTATATAAGATATTCATTTTCTGCACTTTATTTGTACCTGGCTGAGAAAGACAGACCCTGATTAATATTGTAGGTGAAATTTCTGTTATAAAAATCATAAGTGAATAATCTTATTCAAAATTTAAAAGAGATATATCTGATATAAAAGCCAAAATACCATTATATGAAACCTCAACTTTTGATGCTCTAAAATTTAAATAATCCTTATAATAAAAATAAAACTCTCTGCTTTCTCCTGAAACAAAGATGAAAAGGGAATCTATTTACATTCTTTTGTTTTTTCTTTTTGAAACAATGAAAGTAAATTATAAACCATTTTCAATAATATAATGTAAATGATTTAAAAGCACTTGATTCTCGCCCATAATATTGTAAATTCGTTGGTATAGAAAGAGAAAAATGGAATGTGAGTAAACGAATCAAACTCTGCTTTTAAAAACAATATGATAAAAAGAAACCGTATTAAAAAAACTATTGTATTATTAATGATGACCCCAATTTTAGGCTGCAACAAAACAGTAAAAACAGAATCCATGCATACCCTCAGTGCAGGAGCTAATCTTAATATCCCGTCTATCCCTAATCTCAGAGATTTAGGTGGCTACGATACAGCAGACGGCAAAAAAATAAAAACTGGCCTGTTATACCGTTCCAACCAGCTGAATCCGATTTCAACAGAAGATGAATCGAAAATAGATGCCCTGCATTTAAAAACCGTTTACGATTTAAGGACGGCTGCAGAAAGATCAGAATCTCCGGATCAAATTCCCGGAAGTGTAAAAGAAGTCTGGCTGGATGTTCTGGCAGATGCCAGTACTGTAGGTGCTGCCACATTAGGAAAAACATTACAAAATCCTGTAGAAGTTAATAAGGCTCTGGGTAACGGCAAGGCCGTTGAGTTATTTAAACAGATTTATTTGGACCTTATAGTGCTGCCAAGTGCTAAAAAAGCCTATCATGATTTTTTCCTTTCCCTAGCCAATGGAAAAAATCTACCTGCTCTTTTTCACTGCACGGCTGGAAAAGACAGAACAGGTTGGGCTGCAGCCTCTCTTTTGAGCCTCCTAGGAACTCCCAAAGATCAGATTTACAGCAATTATTTAGATTCAAATACCTACTTAGTTCCTGCATACAAGAAAGAAATCGAAGATTTTGTATCCGCTGGCGGAGAAGAAAATATTATCCTTGATGTTTTGGGCGTGAAAAAAGAATACCTTGATGCTGCTTTTACAGCTGTTCAGAACAATTATGGTTCAATAGAAAATTATTTTGAAAAAGGGCTGAATATTGACAGGGCTACTCAGGAGAAAATTAAAAAGAATCTTCTTTCCCAATAAAATTTATAATTAAAAACAAAAAATTAAGTTGTAAAGATATAAAACCTACATCCCTGAGATGCTCAAGGAATATTTTCTACAACGGTATAGCACAACCTTAAAATACACTTTAATGACACCCGTCTACTGCATTACGTTTTTGTTCAGGCATCTAATTAATATTGCGTAAATTTGTAAAAAACCAAAGTATATGTCAACAGCAGAAAAAACAAAAAACTCACAGTATTTTATTGACCTTGAAGACAAACATGGAGCGCACAATTATCACCCTCTTCCAGTAGTTTTGGATCGTGGAGAAGGTGTTTTCGTTTGGGATGTAGAAGGCAAAAAGTATTATGATTTTCTTTCAGCATATTCTGCTGTGAATCAGGGACACTCCCACCCTAAAATTGTAGAAGCATTAGTGGAGCAGGCTAAAAAACTGGCGCTAACATCAAGAGCTTTCTACAACTCAAAACTGGGAGAATACGAAGAAAAGATTACAACTCTTTTTGGGTTTGATAAAGTTTTACCCATGAATTCCGGAGCGGAAGCTGTGGAAACGGCAGTAAAATTAGCCAGAAAATGGAGCTACGAAGTAAAAGGAATTTCAGAGAACGCAGCAAAAATTATCGTTTGTGAAAATAACTTCCACGGAAGAACAACTACAATCGTTTCTTTCTCCAACGATCCTGACGCTAACCAAAACTATGGACCTTTTA
This genomic window from Chryseobacterium sp. MEBOG06 contains:
- a CDS encoding tRNA1(Val) (adenine(37)-N6)-methyltransferase, which produces MKPFKFKQFEIQQSKDVFRVGTDGVLLGALAKVETRFCVLEIGTGTGLISLMLAQRNNQASFLGLDINEEAAALTTLNFENSPFRSRLKNKHQDFKTFETQEKFDLIVSNPPYFEESGSEKDKIARQTVELNFRQLITNAAHILSENGLLSVIIPVEAGDVFISIAEENNLFLSNRLNIKGIENSKTKRLILEFSLEKKEMTESEFIIEKSPRMYSDQYLELTSEFHIFKDKN
- a CDS encoding sensor histidine kinase, whose product is MSINKYKGYSLRNRVFFGFLLVCFLSVVATSLVPYFVLRNNSLQQSNIDMQEKTNAVMRYLDYAVSRTLVETKDLPKVLGNKIFEIADINQHDIVIYDLKGNYLLSNKDESLIEQKTLPIDIINKILSTDARVDLTRYDAAKDAKLTSSYLLLKNNELEPIGVVYIPLYHNESAYLDVLHQYVKYILLVDIFLILFSIWISWVTSNSLAKTITKFSDMITRITLFENEMRPIRYYKNDELNALARAYNRMILQIQDQKERLRFKASEEAWREMAKQVAHEVKNPLTPMKLTIQNFERKFDPADPNIKERVKQMSKTMVDQIDLIATVASAFSEFAKLPEKNNEVINLNTEVEDILRVFNDDSIFMHANKSNIMINMDRIYLSRIITNLVTNAKQAESDERKLIINVDVEQHQRRVIVSVQDNGIGIPENMYERIFEPNFTSKSSGMGLGLSMVRKMIEDYKGEISVKSEVGKGSTFIITLPTNL
- a CDS encoding riboflavin synthase; the encoded protein is MFTGIIEAVGVIEKIEEKGSNIDFTLTCPFTSELKIDQSLAHNGCCLTVVEIKDSQYVVTAINETLEKTNLGKWELGTVVNLERCMKMDGRLDGHIVQGHVDKTGEVVGIENKDGSYFITMKYEEDGNFVTVPQGSITVNGISLTVAKSEDAQFSVAIIPYTWEFTNMQHLKIGDKVNLEFDIIGKYIARLIKR
- the pdxA gene encoding 4-hydroxythreonine-4-phosphate dehydrogenase PdxA; amino-acid sequence: MSPKNHKVRVGISIGDFNGIGPEIIMKSLKDKTITDFFTPVIFGSGKLFTYQKNIFKLNLNFNYVNEASQAQAGKLNMVNLTKENVNVELGVPTEESTRMAIDSLEAATEALIKGDIDVLVTAPINKDEMVKMGFKHAGHTGYFEEKFNKKGLMFLVTEDLKVAVSTHHIPIAQIAENISKEKIKKQIRVLNQTLIEDFCIQKPKIAVLGLNPHAGDGGVIGTEEIEIIAPAIKELSDNGILTFGPFPADSFFQPNKYKNFDAVLAMYHDQGLAPFKTLAYEEGVNYTAGLPFIRTSPDHGVAYDIAGKNVADEQSFTEAIFTAIKIFKNRCEYGELMENRLQPRKMVVDNGIDEDLPEETEG
- a CDS encoding YceD family protein produces the protein MDKLRNYDVSFSGLKNGSHEFKFEIDKTFFQLFDTEQEFTTPRIEVIALLDKHTTFLEFVIKIKGLVELVCDITNEDFDYPIENEIKILVNFGEEYDDSNEDVITIPTGEHAFNVAHLIYENVMLSIPMKKISPNINDEDLEILDQFGPKDVEEAEEEEHENDPRWDALRKLRDNN
- the rpmF gene encoding 50S ribosomal protein L32: MAHPKRRQSSTRRDKRRTHYKAVVPQLAKDATTGELHLYHRAHWHEGKLYYRGKVVLEKEVATTEEN
- the accB gene encoding acetyl-CoA carboxylase biotin carboxyl carrier protein translates to MDIKDIQNLIKFVSKAEVSEVKYKTKDFEITIKTPLAGSDAVYAQPAVYHTAPQAVAAPAPAAAPVAPAAEKAEAASDDSKYVTIKSPMIGTFYRKPSPDKDVFANVGDDVSVGKVVCVIEAMKLFNQIESEISGKIVKILVDDATPVEYDQPLFLVDPS
- the accC gene encoding acetyl-CoA carboxylase biotin carboxylase subunit, with product MFKKILIANRGEIAMRILRTCKEMGIKTVAVYSTADKDSLHVRFADEAVCIGPAMSKDSYLKIPNIIAAAEITNADAIHPGYGFLSENANFSRICQKNGIKFIGASPEQIEKMGDKANAKATMKAAGVPCVPGSDGLIESYEHAVKVAEETGYPVMIKATAGGGGKGMRAVWKAEDLKEHWESAIQEAVAAFGNGGMYMEKLIEEPRHIEIQVAGDQYGKACHLSERDCSVQRRNQKLTEETPSPFMTDELREKMGDAAVKAAEFIGYEGVGTIEFLVDKHRNFYFMEMNTRIQVEHPITEQVIDYDLIREQILLAAGTPISGINYYPKLHSIECRINAEDPYADFRPSPGKITGLNIPGGHGIRVDTHVYSGYTIPSNYDSMIAKIITTAQTREEAIAKMRRALEEFYIEGVKTTIPFHRQLMDNEDYLAGNYTTKFMEDFVMDKKYDNH
- a CDS encoding tyrosine-protein phosphatase, giving the protein MIKRNRIKKTIVLLMMTPILGCNKTVKTESMHTLSAGANLNIPSIPNLRDLGGYDTADGKKIKTGLLYRSNQLNPISTEDESKIDALHLKTVYDLRTAAERSESPDQIPGSVKEVWLDVLADASTVGAATLGKTLQNPVEVNKALGNGKAVELFKQIYLDLIVLPSAKKAYHDFFLSLANGKNLPALFHCTAGKDRTGWAAASLLSLLGTPKDQIYSNYLDSNTYLVPAYKKEIEDFVSAGGEENIILDVLGVKKEYLDAAFTAVQNNYGSIENYFEKGLNIDRATQEKIKKNLLSQ